One Dermatophagoides farinae isolate YC_2012a chromosome 1, ASM2471394v1, whole genome shotgun sequence genomic region harbors:
- the LOC124492662 gene encoding uncharacterized protein LOC124492662 — MASAPIIIPILCLIVIAVFLLLCTYRVIRSLFGCPHQKSSYLFEPVNQKRRSVLPSNPYTIDPSSPASNGSTASPNSVYYKGGMLFYPALASASAPSRSPSPPRDPDDDDHKSDIQDEIIDLDTVDTRIDGESSMADTPSPNSSNTTREDTNNLLTVHSTDSSSPEHLNNFKHIPDDEHDNNRWNNNHFESDV; from the coding sequence ATGGCATCAGCACCAATAATCATACCGATTCTTTGTTTGATCGTTATTGCCGTCTTCTTACTACTTTGTACATATCGTGTAATAAGAAGTTTATTTGGATGTCCACACCAAAAATCTTCGTATCTATTTGAACCTGTTAATCAAAAACGACGATCAGTTCTGCCATCAAATCCATATACGATtgatccatcatcaccagCATCGAATGGAAGTACAGCTAGCCCGAATTCTGTTTATTATAAAGGTGGCATGTTATTTTATCCGGCATTGGCCTCAGCCTCTGCACCCAGTCGATCTCCATCACCACCACGTgatccagatgatgatgatcataaaagTGATATACAAgatgaaataattgatttagATACAGTAGATACTCGTATTGATGGTGAATCATCAATGGCAGATACACCATCACCTAATAGTAGCAACACGACACGTGAAGATACTAATAATCTATTGACCGTACATTCGACCGATTCATCTTCGCCAgaacatttgaataatttcaaacatataccagatgatgaacatgacAATAATAGatggaataataatcatttcgaATCAGATGTATAA
- the Dysb gene encoding dystrobrevin binding protein dysbindin, whose amino-acid sequence MFEHIRDRIQHVQQDLTTSFRELTIGTIVDSPATYPTNLSRDKSNLYDLDVNLYAGADVIEYFQHRWIEIQNETKHNANKAQSVSKHIGQMRSHLKNFNKTTDDLESELDKLAPEIHDSLLEIEHELERSLLLLNKLNEAVICLNKEVIDCDHQQRKDESKQKLDEMLIRRAEDLVIYEAQLRSKYERQEVAILKERQLVFQQAFEEELRLYKEKGLVTESNKLKEPSDGTRLEDISLDIDQDEANELEKFLEND is encoded by the exons atgttCGAACATATTCGTGATCGAATTCAACATGTTCAACAGGATCTTACAACGAG tTTTCGAGAATTGACCATTGGTACTATTGTTGATTCACCAGCCACATATCCAACGAATTTATCACGTGATAAATCAAACTTGTATGATCTGGATGTCAATCTCTATGCCGGTGCCGATgtcattgaatattttcaacatcGATGGATCGAAATTCAAAACGAAACTAAACATAATGCAAACAAAGCTCAATCTGTTTCCAAACATATTGGCCAAATGCGTtctcatttgaaaaattttaataaaacCACTGATGATTTAGAATCTGAGCTTGATAAATTAGCACCAGAAATTCATGATTCACTGCTGGAAATCGAACACGAACTTGAAagatcattgttattgttgaataaattaaacGAAGCAGTCATTTGTTTAAATAAAGAAGTTATTGAttgtgatcatcaacaacgtaAAGACGAATCAAAACAGAAATTGGATGAAATGCTAATTCGAAGAGCCGAAGATTTGGTCATTTATGAAGCTCAATTACGTTCCAAATATGAGCGTCAAGAGGTTGCAATCCTTAAAGAAAGACAGCTTGTATTTCAACAGGCATTTGAAGAAGAACTTCGTCTTTACAAAGAAAAGGGATTAGTTACAGAATCAAATAAACTGAAAGAACCCTCTGATGGTACAAGATTGGAGGATATATCGTTGGATATTGATCAAGATGAAGCcaatgaattggaaaaatttctagAGAATGATTGA
- the SdhD gene encoding succinate dehydrogenase, subunit D produces MSFVLRLVAKNARQHHIIIRNIHSKTIRQSFGPVLPRLLNPSSKQVSPIKFNIQRFLSSDAHNHSKIWILEKAVSVALLAVIPAALMYPNQILDYCLAFSLVIHCHWGFEAIVVDYMRPSLVGPVLPKIAMISLYLVSMMALAGLFYMNYSDVGTATAIKMFAKM; encoded by the exons atgagtTTCGTGCTTCGTTTAGTGGCTAAAAATG CTCGACaacatcacatcatcattcgcaATATCCATTCAAAGACCATTCGGCAGTCATTTGGTCCTGTCTTACCTCGATTGTTAAATCCATCTTCGAAACAAGTATCAccaattaaattcaatattcaacGATTTCTATCATCAGATGCTcacaatcattcaaaaatttggATACTAGAAAAGGCCGTTTCAGTTGCATTGTTGGCAGTGATTCCGGCAGCTTTGATGTATCCAAATCAGATATTGGATTATTGTCTCGCCTTCTCATTAGTTATACATTGTCATTGGGGTTTCGAAGCTatcgttgttgattatatGCGACCATCATTGGTTGGACCAGTTTTACCAAAAATTGCCATGATAAGTCTTTATCTCGTATCAATGATGGCATTGGCTGGATTGTTTTATATGAATTATAGTGATGTTGGTACTGCTACTGCAATTAAAATGTTTGCAAAAATGTAA